One part of the Eptesicus fuscus isolate TK198812 chromosome 20, DD_ASM_mEF_20220401, whole genome shotgun sequence genome encodes these proteins:
- the PLD2 gene encoding phospholipase D2, with translation MAASPESLFSSGGDLDSSQLQMEPDEVDTLREGEDPADRMHPFLAIYDLQPLKMHPLVFAPGVPVTAQVVGTERYTSGSKVGTCTLYSVRLTHGDFTWTTKKKFRHFQELHRDLLRHKVLMSLLPLARFAIPYPPAREAADREMPSLPRAGPEGSARHASSKQKYLENYLNRLLTMSFYRNYHAMTEFLEVSQLSFIPELGSKGLEGVIRKRSGGHRVPGFTCCGRDQVCYRWSKRWLVVKDSFLLYMCLETGTISFVQLFDPGFGVQVGKRSTETRYGVRIDTSHRSLILKCSSYRQARWWGQEITELAQGPGRDFLQLHRHESYAPPRPGTLARWFVNGAGYFAAVADAILRAQEEIFITDWWLSPEIYLKRPAHSDDWRLDVMLKKKAEEGVRVSVLLFKEVELALSINSGYSKRALMLLHPNIKVMRHPDNVTLWAHHEKLLVVDQVVAFLGGLDLAYGRWDDLHYRLTDLGDSSESAAPQPPTPCSDSTATPDFSHNQRFWLGKDYSNLIIKDWVQLDRPFEDFIDRATTTRMPWRDVGVVVHGPPARDLARHFIQRWNFTKTTKAKYKTPMYPYLLPKSTSTAHQLPFTLPGGQCATVQVLRSVDRWSAGTLENSILNAYLHTIRESQHFLYIENQFFISCSDGRTVLNKVGDEIVDRILKAHKQGQCFRVYLLLPLLPGFEGDISTGGGNSIQAILHFTYRTLCRGEYSILHRLKAAMGTAWRDYISICGLRTHGELGGHPVSELIYIHSKMLIADDRTVIIGSANINDRSLLGKRDSELAVLIEDTEMEPSLMDGVEYQAGRFALSLRKHCFSVVLGADARPDLDLRDPVCDDFFQLWQDTAENNANIYEQIFRCLPSNATRSLRTLREYVAVEPLAMVSPPLARSELTQVQGHLVHFPLKFLEDESLLPPLSSKEGVMPLEVWT, from the exons ATGGCGGCCAGCCCAGAGAGCCTCTTCTCTTCCGGGGGCGACCTGGACTCCAGCCAGTTACAGATGGAGCCCGATGAGGTGGACActctgagggagggagaggacccAG CTGATCGGATGCACCCCTTTCTGGCCATCTATGACCTTCAGCCTCTGAAAATGCACCCCTTGGTGTTTGCCCCTGGGGTTCCTGTCACAGCCCAAGTGGTGGGCACTGAAAGATATACCAGTGGATCCAAG GTGGGAACCTGCACTCTGTATTCTGTCCGCTTGACTCATGGAGACTTTACCTGGACAACCAAGAAGAAGTTTCGTCATTTCCAGGAGCTACATCGGGACCTCCTGAGACACAAAGTCTTGATGAGTCTGCTCCCTCTGGCTCG CTTTGCTATTCCCTATCCTCCAGCCCGAGAGGCAGCCGACAGAGAGATGCCCTCTCTACCCCGAGCCGGTCCTGAGGGCTCCGCCAGACATGCATCCAGCAAGCAG AAATACTTGGAGAATTACCTCAACCGCCTCCTGACCATGTCTTTCTACCGCAACTACCACGCCATG ACGGAGTTCCTGGAAGTCAGTCAGCTGTCCTTCATCCCAGAGCTTGGATCCAAAGGACT GGAAGGGGTGATCCGGAAGCGCTCTGGTGGCCACCGTGTTCCTGGCTTTACCTGCTGTGGCCGAGACCAAGTTTGCTATCGCTGGTCCAagag GTGGCTGGTGGTGAAGGACTCCTTCCTGCTATACATGTGCCTCGAGACAGGCACCATCTCGTTTGTCCAGCTCTTCGACCCTGGCTTCGGCGTGCAGGTGGGGAAAAGGAGCACAGAGACACGGTATGGAGTCCGGATCGACACCTCCCACAG GTCCCTGATTCTCAAGTGTAGCAGCTACCGGCAGGCCCGGTGGTGGGGCCAGGAAATCACTGAGCTGGCCCAGGGCCCGGGCAGAGACTTCCTGCAGCTGCACCGGCATGAAAGCTATGCTCCACCCCGGCCTGGGACTTTGGCACGGTG GTTTGTGAATGGGGCAGGTTACTTTGCCGCTGTGGCAGATGCCATCCTGCGAGCTCAAGAGGAGATTTTCATCACAGACTGGTG GCTGAGTCCTGAGATTTACCTGAAGCGTCCAGCCCATTCAGATGACTGGAGACTGGACGTTATGCTCAAGAAGAAGGCG GAAGAGGGTGTCCGTGTGTCCGTACTACTGTTTAAGGAAGTGGAGCTGGCCTTGAGCATCAACAGTGGCTATAGCAAGAGGGCTCTGATGCTGCTGCACCCCAACATAAAG GTGATGCGCCACCCAGACAATGTGACACTGTGGGCCCATCATGAGAAGCTACTGGTGGTGGACCAAGTTGTGGCCTTCTTGGGAGGGCTGGATCTCGCCTATGGCCGCTGGGATGACCTGCACTACCGACTCACTGACCTTGGAGACTCCTCTGAATCAGCTGCCCCACAG CCTCCCACCCCGTGCTcagactctacagccaccccagATTTCTCTCACAACCAACGCTTCTGGCTGGGCAAGGACTACAGCAATCTTATCATTAAGGACTGGGTACAGCTGGACCGGCCTTTTGAAG ATTTCATTGACAGGGCGACCACAACCCGGATGCCATGGCGGGATGTTGGAGTGGTTGTCCATGGCCCACCTGCCCGAGACCTGGCCCGGCACTTCATCCAGCGTTGGAACTTCACCAag ACTACCAAGGCCAAGTACAAGACACCCATGTACCCCTACCTGCTGCCCAAGTCCACCAGCACTGCACACCAGCTCCCCTTCACACTCCCAGGGGGGCAGTGCGCCACTGTGCAG GTCTTGCGGTCAGTGGACCGCTGGTCAGCGGGGACTTTGGAGAACTCCATCCTCAATGCCTACCTGCACACCATCAGGGAAAGCCAGCACTTCCTCTACATTGAG AATCAGTTCTTCATTAGCTGCTCAGATGGACGGACGGTTCTGAACAAGGTGGGCGATGAGATTGTGGACAGAATCCTGAAGGCCCACAA GCAAGGGCAGTGCTTCCGAGTCtacctgctgctgcccctgcttcCCGGCTTTGAGGGTGACATCTCCACAGGTGGTGGCAACTCCATCCAAGCCATTCTGCACTTCACTTACAG GACCCTGTGTCGTGGGGAATATTCAATCCTACATCGCCTCAAAGCAGCCA TGGGGACAGCGTGGCGGGACTACATATCTATCTGTGGGCTCCGCACACACGGAGAGCTGGGTGGGCACCCAGTCTCAGAGCTCATCTACATCCACAGCAAGATGCTCATCGCTGATGATCGTACAGTCATCATCG gcTCTGCGAACATCAATGACCGGAGCCTGCTGGGGAAGCGGGACAGTGAGCTGGCCGTGCTGATTGAGGACACGGAGATGGAGCCATCCCTCATGGATGGTGTGGAGTACCAGGCGGGCAGGTTTGCCTTGAGCTTGAGGAAGCACTGCTTCAG CGTGGTTCTCGGGGCAGATGCCCGGCCAGACTTGGATCTCCGAGACCCTGTCTGTGACGACTTCTTCCAGTTGTGGCAAGACACAGCTGAGAACAATGCCAATATCTATGAGCAG atcTTCCGCTGCCTGCCATCCAATGCCACTCGTTCACTGCGGACACTCCGGGAGTACGTGGCTGTGGAGCCCCTAGCCATGGTCAGCCCTCCCTTGGCCCGGTCTGAGCTCACCCAGGTCCAAGGCCATCTGGTCCACTTTCCCCTCAAGTTCCTGGAGGATGAGTCTTTGTTGCCCCCACTGAGTAGCAAGGAAGGTGTGATGCCCCTAGAAGTGTGGACATAG